Proteins encoded within one genomic window of Polaribacter sp. NJDZ03:
- a CDS encoding Crp/Fnr family transcriptional regulator: MEQIKAYLQQIANISQEDWVFFTSKLQPRIIKKKTVFLKLDEIENYISFIESGVVRLYIPKENPEKEITFGFSFKDQFISAYDSFLTRKPSAYELQALTETSILSISYSDLQEIYKKTQIGNLIGRLTAERLFLIKSSREQNLLNLTAEERYLKLFKERPELLKEIPLKYISSYIGITAQALSRIRKRI, from the coding sequence TTGGAACAGATAAAAGCATACTTGCAGCAAATAGCCAACATATCTCAAGAAGATTGGGTCTTTTTTACGTCTAAATTACAGCCTCGTATCATTAAAAAGAAAACTGTTTTCTTAAAATTAGACGAAATTGAAAATTATATTTCTTTTATAGAATCTGGCGTGGTGCGTTTGTATATCCCTAAAGAAAATCCTGAAAAAGAAATTACTTTTGGTTTTAGTTTTAAAGATCAATTTATTAGTGCGTACGATTCTTTTTTAACCAGAAAACCTTCTGCTTACGAATTGCAAGCACTTACAGAAACGTCCATTTTAAGTATTTCTTATTCAGATTTACAAGAAATTTATAAAAAAACACAAATTGGTAATTTAATTGGTCGGTTAACTGCAGAACGGTTGTTTCTAATAAAATCTAGTCGCGAACAGAATTTACTAAATCTTACGGCAGAAGAACGTTACCTTAAATTATTTAAGGAACGTCCAGAACTTTTAAAAGAAATTCCGTTAAAATATATTAGTTCTTATATTGGTATAACCGCACAAGCATTAAGCCGAATTAGAAAACGTATTTAA
- a CDS encoding acyl-CoA desaturase: MAVVIFIIVLWYGGLFFQSFFLHRYAAHQVFTMSKTMEKITFILTWVFQGSSYLSAYGYGIMHRMHHAYTDTEKDPHSPSYDANMFAMMWKTKTIYQDINEQRIAIDERFTKNVPQWKSFDSFAGSRFSRLLWITFYILFFVFFVTAWWQWLLLPIAFLMAPIHGVIINWFGHIYGYVNFKMKNTSKNLFHFDFLMMGEGYHNNHHKHASSPNFGVKWHEIDMTYVIIKVLDFLGLIKLKAIKIKN; the protein is encoded by the coding sequence ATGGCAGTAGTTATTTTTATTATAGTGCTTTGGTATGGAGGATTGTTTTTTCAATCTTTCTTTTTACATCGTTATGCGGCACATCAAGTATTTACCATGTCTAAAACCATGGAAAAAATCACCTTTATTTTAACTTGGGTTTTTCAAGGATCTAGTTATTTAAGCGCTTACGGATACGGAATTATGCACAGAATGCACCATGCGTATACAGATACAGAAAAAGACCCACACTCTCCTTCTTACGATGCAAATATGTTTGCAATGATGTGGAAAACGAAAACTATTTATCAAGATATAAACGAGCAACGTATTGCTATTGATGAACGTTTTACTAAAAATGTACCGCAATGGAAATCTTTTGATTCTTTTGCTGGTTCTCGTTTTTCTCGCTTACTTTGGATTACCTTTTACATTTTATTCTTTGTCTTTTTTGTAACTGCTTGGTGGCAATGGTTATTATTACCAATTGCTTTTTTAATGGCACCTATTCACGGAGTAATCATCAACTGGTTTGGACATATTTATGGGTATGTAAACTTTAAAATGAAGAACACGAGTAAGAATCTTTTTCACTTCGATTTTTTAATGATGGGAGAAGGTTACCATAACAATCACCACAAACATGCTAGTAGCCCTAATTTTGGTGTAAAATGGCATGAAATAGACATGACGTATGTAATTATAAAAGTTTTAGATTTTTTAGGTCTTATTAAATTAAAAGCTATTAAGATTAAAAATTAA
- the cas1 gene encoding type II CRISPR-associated endonuclease Cas1: MIKRTLFFSNKYSLTTKLEQLVVKNEKKEIKTVPIEDIGFIVIENQETYISVPALSKLAANNVSVIFCDNKHMPQSMLLNLDNHHIQQELFKHQINATEPLKKQLWQQIIKYKIENQALLLEKQGKINTPLNHYKTKVLSGDIDNREGVAAAYYWKHIFDFNFKRERVGVYPNLFLNYGYIVLRAAVARALSGSGLLNTLGIHHHNKYNAFCLADDIMEPYRPLIDAKVLEIINKYDEHDLITPIKLDLLSVLTQTVYFEDKKSPLMVALSRTTSSLQQCYAGKNRKILYPKLWI; encoded by the coding sequence ATGATTAAAAGAACGCTATTTTTTTCTAATAAATATTCTTTAACAACAAAATTGGAGCAACTTGTAGTTAAAAATGAAAAAAAAGAAATTAAAACAGTACCCATAGAAGATATTGGTTTTATTGTAATAGAAAACCAAGAGACCTATATTTCTGTTCCGGCACTTTCTAAATTAGCGGCTAATAATGTGAGTGTTATTTTTTGTGATAATAAACACATGCCACAAAGCATGCTTTTAAACTTAGATAATCATCACATACAACAAGAATTATTTAAACATCAAATAAATGCTACAGAACCACTAAAAAAACAACTATGGCAGCAAATAATAAAGTATAAAATAGAAAACCAAGCTTTACTTTTAGAAAAACAAGGAAAAATAAATACGCCTTTAAATCATTATAAAACGAAGGTTTTAAGTGGCGATATAGATAATAGAGAAGGAGTAGCGGCAGCTTATTATTGGAAACATATTTTCGACTTTAATTTTAAAAGAGAAAGAGTAGGCGTGTACCCAAATTTATTTTTAAATTATGGTTATATAGTTTTAAGAGCCGCAGTTGCAAGAGCACTTTCTGGTAGTGGCTTATTAAATACGCTTGGTATTCATCATCATAATAAATACAATGCGTTTTGTTTGGCAGACGATATTATGGAACCTTACAGACCTTTAATTGATGCAAAAGTTTTAGAAATTATAAACAAATATGATGAGCACGATTTAATAACGCCCATTAAGCTAGATTTATTAAGTGTATTGACACAAACTGTTTATTTTGAAGATAAAAAAAGCCCATTAATGGTCGCTTTAAGCAGAACAACAAGTTCTTTACAGCAATGTTATGCAGGGAAAAATAGAAAAATTCTATATCCAAAATTATGGATTTAA
- the cas2 gene encoding CRISPR-associated endonuclease Cas2 → MDLNAYRIMWLFVFFDLPTDTKIDRRNAQLFRKNLLKDGFTMMQFSVYMRHCASSESADAHEKRIKALLPPYGKVSILRITDKQYGNIMNFWGKVATPKEPPPLQLELF, encoded by the coding sequence ATGGATTTAAATGCATACAGAATTATGTGGTTATTTGTTTTTTTTGATTTACCAACCGATACTAAAATAGACCGTAGAAATGCGCAATTGTTTAGAAAAAACTTATTAAAAGATGGTTTTACAATGATGCAATTTTCTGTTTATATGCGTCATTGTGCCAGTAGTGAAAGTGCGGATGCTCATGAAAAACGTATAAAAGCTTTATTACCGCCTTACGGAAAAGTGAGTATTTTAAGAATTACAGATAAACAATATGGTAATATCATGAATTTTTGGGGAAAAGTTGCTACTCCAAAAGAACCACCTCCATTGCAATTAGAACTTTTTTAA
- the meaB gene encoding methylmalonyl Co-A mutase-associated GTPase MeaB codes for MKNYKPKKRLPAQAYIDGVLKGDRVILSRAITIIESNLESDKIVAKEIVQEILPSSGKSIRIGITGVPGVGKSTFIEVFGLHLVKLGHKVAILSIDPSSQRSRGSILGDKTRMDELSILQEAYIRPSASGDTLGGVSNKTGETMLLCEAAGYNVILIETVGVGQSETAVHGMTDFFLLLMLAGAGDELQGIKKGIMEMADMIVINKADGDNITMSKLAKRQYQNALHIFPASESGWTPVASTASAIKNIGIDNVWDEILKFKKLVDDNGFFLKNRNHQQIKWMYNNINEELKHLFYGSNNIKRELSELEKDIVTAKISPVKAAQQIIEEFKNSFKLN; via the coding sequence ATGAAAAACTACAAACCTAAAAAAAGATTACCTGCACAAGCTTATATAGATGGTGTTTTAAAAGGTGATAGAGTAATTCTGTCTAGAGCAATTACTATTATTGAAAGTAATTTAGAAAGTGATAAAATAGTCGCTAAAGAGATTGTTCAAGAAATATTACCAAGTTCTGGGAAATCTATTCGTATTGGTATTACAGGAGTTCCTGGCGTTGGTAAAAGTACCTTTATAGAAGTCTTCGGCTTGCATTTGGTTAAATTAGGTCACAAAGTTGCCATATTATCTATAGACCCAAGTAGTCAGCGTTCTAGAGGAAGTATTTTAGGCGATAAAACAAGAATGGACGAATTGTCTATTTTGCAAGAAGCCTATATTAGACCTTCCGCCTCTGGCGATACTTTAGGTGGTGTTTCTAATAAAACTGGTGAAACCATGTTGCTTTGTGAAGCCGCAGGTTACAATGTTATTTTAATTGAAACCGTTGGTGTTGGTCAGTCTGAAACTGCGGTTCACGGAATGACAGATTTCTTTTTACTTTTAATGCTAGCTGGAGCAGGAGATGAATTACAAGGAATTAAAAAAGGAATTATGGAAATGGCAGATATGATAGTCATTAATAAAGCCGATGGCGATAATATTACCATGAGTAAACTAGCTAAAAGACAATACCAAAATGCACTACATATTTTTCCGGCTTCAGAGTCTGGTTGGACTCCAGTAGCAAGTACTGCTTCAGCCATAAAAAACATTGGAATTGATAACGTTTGGGATGAAATTTTAAAATTTAAAAAATTAGTTGACGATAATGGTTTTTTCTTAAAAAATAGAAACCATCAACAAATAAAATGGATGTATAATAATATTAATGAAGAATTAAAACATTTGTTTTATGGTTCTAATAATATTAAAAGAGAACTTTCAGAATTAGAAAAAGATATTGTTACTGCTAAAATTTCGCCTGTAAAAGCGGCGCAACAAATTATAGAGGAATTTAAAAATTCTTTTAAACTGAATTAA
- a CDS encoding DEAD/DEAH box helicase, with product MSKTFSSLGIHKELEARLAKLEITVPTAVQEKTIPFILHKKKDMVVLAKTGTGKTAAFGLPLLQKIKADETHIQVLILAPTRELGHQIYDNLLSFSSDEQKEKIISICGGIPIKPQIEAIKQQPSIVIATPGRLVDLMKREAIDITKINYFVLDEADEMVSALKEEVDAIIKEIPNVRRTLLFTATMPGTIKQLIQNYMSKHVEHIETDMDSVGHQGIDHQYVVVEPIEKLNVLMHFLSTKEGERGIIFCKTKAAVNKLAKNLAINKFSSGALHGSLTQGIRDRVMGQFREGNIDILVATDLAARGIDVKEISYVVNYHLPDKYETYVHRSGRTARAGATGLSLSVIQPEELEEIPEFEEDLGLVFKEYKKADAQSIEDNNTILWAKKVFKAKPNRAISEDLKAEIKTIFHHLTKEELVDKVLSNYLAQTASAKTKPAIIKKKKKK from the coding sequence ATGTCAAAAACTTTTTCATCTTTAGGAATTCATAAAGAATTAGAAGCACGTTTAGCAAAATTAGAAATTACAGTTCCTACTGCGGTTCAAGAAAAAACCATTCCTTTTATCTTACATAAAAAGAAAGATATGGTGGTTTTAGCAAAAACAGGAACCGGAAAAACAGCTGCTTTTGGTTTGCCTTTATTGCAAAAAATTAAAGCAGATGAAACACATATTCAAGTTTTAATTTTAGCGCCAACAAGAGAATTAGGACATCAAATTTATGACAATTTACTTTCTTTTTCTTCGGATGAACAAAAGGAGAAAATAATATCTATTTGTGGTGGAATCCCAATAAAACCGCAGATTGAAGCGATTAAACAGCAACCTAGTATTGTAATTGCAACTCCAGGTAGATTGGTAGATTTGATGAAACGTGAAGCGATTGATATTACAAAAATCAACTACTTTGTTTTAGATGAAGCAGATGAAATGGTAAGCGCTTTAAAGGAAGAAGTAGATGCTATTATAAAAGAAATTCCGAATGTTAGAAGAACGTTGTTGTTTACAGCAACAATGCCAGGAACCATCAAGCAATTGATACAAAACTATATGTCTAAACACGTAGAACATATAGAAACGGATATGGATTCTGTTGGGCATCAAGGCATCGATCATCAATATGTGGTGGTAGAACCGATAGAAAAATTGAATGTTTTAATGCATTTTTTATCGACTAAAGAAGGAGAACGCGGAATTATTTTCTGTAAAACCAAAGCAGCCGTTAATAAATTAGCTAAAAATTTAGCGATTAATAAATTTTCATCAGGTGCTTTACACGGTAGTTTAACTCAAGGGATTCGTGATCGCGTAATGGGACAATTTAGAGAAGGAAATATTGATATTTTAGTAGCAACAGATTTAGCTGCTCGTGGTATTGATGTAAAAGAAATTTCTTACGTAGTAAATTACCATTTACCAGACAAATATGAAACGTATGTACATAGAAGCGGTAGAACGGCTAGGGCAGGTGCAACCGGACTTTCTTTAAGTGTGATACAACCAGAAGAATTAGAAGAAATTCCTGAATTTGAAGAAGATTTAGGGTTGGTTTTTAAAGAATATAAAAAAGCAGATGCACAAAGTATTGAAGATAATAATACAATTCTGTGGGCTAAAAAAGTGTTTAAAGCAAAACCAAATCGTGCTATTTCAGAAGATTTAAAAGCAGAGATTAAAACGATATTTCATCATTTAACCAAAGAAGAATTGGTAGATAAAGTTTTGTCTAATTATTTAGCACAAACAGCTAGTGCAAAGACAAAACCAGCGATAATTAAAAAGAAGAAAAAGAAATAA
- a CDS encoding helix-turn-helix domain-containing protein gives MYQVNGKEYPCCASITMGLIGGKWKTVILFHLIEGKLRYNELRKMMPTVTERTLSLQLKTLEEDGIVARKVYTTKPPLKVEYSLTEFGKTLIPLLKSIAEWGHVAIDNYQKN, from the coding sequence ATGTATCAAGTAAACGGTAAAGAATATCCATGTTGTGCAAGTATTACTATGGGCCTAATTGGAGGAAAATGGAAAACGGTTATTTTATTTCATTTAATTGAAGGTAAATTACGCTACAACGAACTTAGAAAAATGATGCCAACGGTAACAGAACGTACATTAAGTTTGCAACTTAAAACGTTAGAAGAAGACGGCATTGTAGCTAGAAAGGTTTACACAACAAAACCACCTTTAAAAGTAGAATATTCTTTAACCGAATTTGGAAAAACATTAATTCCTTTACTAAAATCTATTGCTGAATGGGGACATGTGGCTATTGATAATTATCAGAAAAATTAA
- a CDS encoding DEAD/DEAH box helicase, giving the protein MANNIKSQQDILSKLQIEELNQMQKEAIATINKNDNVILLSPTGTGKTLAFSLPLLELLDPNLEEVQALILVPSRELAIQIEQVIRSMGSGFKVNAVYGGRPMSKDKIELKHIPSILIGTPGRISDHFANDRFSKEHIKTLILDEFDKSLEVGFEYEMRNIINQLSLNKRILTSATQGVEIPDFVGLSKPNTVNYLKAVTSKLQIRTVLSPAKNKLNTLLHLLNHLGNKQGIVFCNLKDSINNVSTFLESKNIKHGCFSGGMEQKDRERSLIKFRNGTNQLLIATDLAARGIDVPEMSFIIHYELPQAIEEFTHRNGRTARVSAEGTAFVLKWKEERLPDFIKHADLQDISKQAERSPVFWETLFISGGRKDKISKGDIAGLFIKQGKLSKDQLGDIELKQDCAFVAVPSTLTAELIEKLNNSRLKKKKVRIYEV; this is encoded by the coding sequence ATGGCAAATAACATTAAAAGTCAACAAGATATATTATCAAAATTGCAGATTGAAGAGTTAAATCAAATGCAAAAAGAAGCGATTGCTACCATTAATAAAAACGATAATGTAATTTTACTTTCGCCAACAGGAACAGGAAAAACATTGGCTTTTTCTTTACCTTTATTAGAACTTTTAGATCCAAATTTAGAAGAAGTACAAGCTTTAATTTTAGTGCCTTCTAGAGAATTGGCAATTCAAATAGAACAAGTAATTCGTTCTATGGGTTCTGGCTTTAAAGTAAATGCGGTTTACGGAGGTAGACCGATGTCTAAAGATAAGATAGAATTAAAACATATTCCTTCAATTTTAATAGGAACACCGGGTAGAATATCTGATCATTTTGCAAACGATCGTTTTTCTAAAGAACATATTAAAACCTTAATTTTAGATGAATTTGATAAGTCTTTAGAAGTTGGTTTTGAATATGAGATGCGTAATATCATCAATCAATTATCTTTAAATAAACGCATATTAACTTCTGCAACACAAGGAGTTGAAATTCCTGATTTTGTAGGTTTAAGTAAACCAAACACCGTTAATTATTTAAAAGCGGTAACATCAAAATTACAAATAAGAACAGTACTTTCTCCAGCTAAAAATAAACTAAATACCTTATTACATTTACTAAATCATTTAGGAAATAAACAAGGAATTGTTTTTTGTAATTTAAAAGATTCTATAAATAATGTAAGTACATTTTTAGAGAGCAAGAACATAAAACATGGTTGCTTTAGTGGAGGAATGGAGCAAAAAGATAGAGAACGTTCTTTAATTAAATTTAGAAACGGAACCAATCAATTATTAATTGCAACAGATTTAGCAGCAAGAGGAATTGATGTGCCAGAAATGAGTTTCATCATTCATTATGAATTGCCACAAGCAATTGAAGAATTTACTCATAGAAACGGACGTACAGCAAGAGTTTCTGCAGAAGGAACTGCCTTTGTTTTAAAATGGAAAGAGGAACGTTTACCAGATTTTATTAAACATGCAGATTTACAAGACATTTCTAAACAAGCAGAAAGAAGTCCTGTTTTTTGGGAAACATTATTTATTTCTGGCGGTAGAAAAGACAAAATTTCTAAAGGAGATATTGCAGGTTTGTTTATAAAACAAGGAAAATTAAGTAAAGATCAACTGGGTGACATAGAGTTGAAACAAGATTGTGCTTTTGTAGCAGTACCATCAACATTAACAGCCGAATTAATTGAGAAATTAAACAATTCTCGTTTAAAAAAGAAAAAAGTTAGAATTTACGAAGTGTAA
- a CDS encoding SDR family NAD(P)-dependent oxidoreductase, whose product MSNKELKSEVNSCINTLQKLLEDTNQLFELPEEQRVALFKVAGELSRPNRDEFQRRRKDAKKAAKRKMIESDKHARKSTGIRSAREAALFVAPKLLGAAELNEDTPELESPRNCYVCKTVFTKLHHFYDTMCTECGDLNYAKRFQTTDLKGQVAVITGSRLKIGYHITLMCLRSGATVVATTRFPADSAIRFAKEEDYKDWSHRLHIHGLDLRHIPSVEIFCNYIEQKYDRLDILINNAAQTVRRPSGFYFHLMENEKKPIDQLPKLAQRLLQDHEGCLEELSSLSVSTAKTDKNNVLPVTWHGPEPGIGLRNSAELSQIPYSFDNSLQTAEVFPEGELDADLQQVDLRKTNSWRLKLGEIETTEMVEVQLVNAVAPFVLCNRLSNLMMKENTGKKHIINVTAMEGKFHRFKKVDRHPHTNMAKAALNMLTHTSASTFAKSGIYMNAVDTGWVTDEDPAELSKHKVETHDFQPPLDIVDGAARVMDPLIDGINTGKHWSGKFLKDYFPIDW is encoded by the coding sequence ATGAGTAATAAAGAATTAAAATCAGAAGTAAATTCGTGTATCAATACCCTTCAAAAATTATTGGAGGATACGAATCAGCTTTTTGAATTGCCAGAAGAACAAAGAGTCGCACTTTTTAAAGTTGCTGGCGAATTGTCTCGTCCAAATCGTGATGAATTTCAACGCAGACGTAAAGACGCAAAAAAAGCAGCAAAACGTAAAATGATTGAAAGCGATAAACACGCTAGAAAATCAACAGGGATTCGTTCTGCAAGAGAGGCAGCTTTATTTGTGGCACCTAAATTATTAGGGGCAGCAGAATTAAATGAAGATACACCAGAATTAGAATCGCCAAGAAATTGTTATGTATGTAAAACGGTTTTTACCAAGTTGCATCATTTTTATGATACGATGTGTACAGAATGTGGCGATTTAAATTATGCAAAACGTTTTCAAACTACAGATTTAAAAGGACAAGTAGCTGTAATCACAGGTTCTCGTTTAAAAATCGGATATCACATTACGTTAATGTGTTTACGTTCTGGAGCAACGGTTGTAGCAACAACTCGTTTTCCTGCAGATTCTGCGATTCGTTTTGCAAAAGAAGAAGATTATAAAGATTGGAGCCATCGTTTGCATATTCATGGTTTAGATTTAAGACACATACCAAGTGTAGAAATTTTCTGTAATTATATAGAACAAAAATACGATCGATTAGATATTTTAATCAATAATGCAGCGCAAACAGTAAGAAGACCATCTGGTTTTTATTTCCATTTAATGGAGAACGAAAAGAAACCGATAGATCAATTACCAAAGTTAGCACAAAGGTTATTACAGGATCACGAAGGCTGTTTAGAAGAATTGTCTAGCTTAAGTGTATCTACTGCTAAAACCGATAAAAACAACGTGTTGCCAGTTACTTGGCACGGACCAGAACCAGGAATTGGTTTGCGTAATTCTGCTGAATTATCTCAAATTCCGTATAGTTTTGACAACTCATTACAAACGGCAGAAGTTTTTCCGGAAGGCGAATTAGATGCAGATTTACAACAGGTAGATTTAAGAAAAACAAATAGCTGGCGTTTAAAATTAGGCGAAATCGAGACGACAGAAATGGTAGAAGTTCAGTTGGTAAATGCTGTTGCTCCGTTTGTGTTGTGTAATCGTTTGTCTAATTTAATGATGAAAGAAAATACGGGTAAAAAGCATATTATCAACGTTACAGCGATGGAAGGGAAGTTCCACCGATTTAAAAAGGTAGACAGACATCCACATACAAATATGGCAAAAGCTGCCTTAAATATGTTAACGCATACTTCGGCTTCTACATTTGCAAAATCGGGTATTTATATGAATGCTGTTGATACAGGTTGGGTTACAGATGAAGATCCTGCAGAATTATCTAAGCACAAAGTAGAAACACATGATTTTCAGCCACCGTTAGATATTGTAGACGGAGCTGCAAGAGTTATGGATCCTTTAATTGATGGAATTAATACCGGAAAACATTGGTCTGGTAAATTTTTAAAAGATTATTTTCCGATTGATTGGTAG
- a CDS encoding AraC family transcriptional regulator produces MTKNLPHLLFESQKPNNIGIEILTIESLFERKDDQEHNPEKAHQVAFNMIVFYTEGVSKHLVDFVWHPVKKNTIIHISKGQVNAFQFNDKLKGFIVLFTEDYLKKQLNSLPKNEIDRLFNAQLFSPIMQVPRTSNVAEYIQLFYEEYRDTEEDYNQESTYNALYSIIFSKLERLKQYQTFHLKHSDKLNTFLNFKALLETNYKQSRNADFYAEKLNITYKHLNTISKSIISLTAKQFIDAFLVLEAKRLLMNSEIKSTELAYLLGFEEPTNFVKYFKKHTGFTPNQFKKEYI; encoded by the coding sequence ATGACCAAAAATCTTCCTCATTTACTATTCGAATCACAAAAACCAAATAATATAGGTATTGAAATATTAACGATAGAAAGTCTTTTTGAACGTAAGGATGATCAAGAACATAATCCGGAAAAAGCGCATCAAGTTGCATTTAATATGATTGTGTTTTACACAGAAGGTGTAAGTAAACATTTGGTTGATTTTGTTTGGCATCCTGTTAAAAAAAACACCATTATTCATATTTCTAAAGGTCAAGTGAATGCTTTTCAGTTTAATGATAAATTAAAAGGGTTTATTGTTTTATTTACAGAAGATTATTTAAAAAAGCAGCTAAACTCCTTGCCAAAAAATGAAATTGATAGATTGTTTAATGCACAATTATTTTCGCCAATAATGCAAGTGCCAAGAACTTCTAATGTAGCGGAGTATATTCAATTATTTTATGAAGAATATAGAGATACAGAAGAAGATTACAACCAAGAAAGTACTTACAATGCGTTGTATTCTATCATTTTTTCTAAGCTAGAGCGTTTAAAACAATATCAAACTTTTCATTTAAAACATTCCGATAAATTAAATACATTCTTAAATTTTAAAGCTTTGTTAGAAACTAATTATAAGCAAAGTAGAAATGCTGATTTTTATGCAGAAAAACTAAACATTACCTACAAGCATTTAAATACCATTAGTAAAAGCATTATTTCATTAACTGCTAAACAGTTTATTGATGCATTTTTAGTTTTAGAAGCAAAACGTTTATTGATGAATTCTGAAATTAAAAGCACAGAATTGGCTTATTTGTTAGGTTTTGAAGAACCTACAAATTTTGTAAAATACTTTAAGAAGCATACAGGTTTTACTCCAAATCAATTTAAAAAAGAATATATTTAG
- a CDS encoding acyl-[acyl-carrier-protein] thioesterase: MIFHNYFDKQFELRYFEVNKLGLATPTIMLALLEETAADHSHSIGHSLFDLLEKNAGWVLVSGILQMIRYPNYKEKITIRTWLSHYSFIKGYRENIIYDEKNNIIGSAKGLWVFFDIDKRKPIPIFNEIKEKWSCLNEDSIHRDIKKKIIAVDSPHHTKQFRVNRYDTDANKHVNNIRYLQWVIESIPEEITDNFFLHEIDGRFIAEAQYGDTVLSLTQELEENNSFAHTIKIKGSNTICATAKTIWKPY; encoded by the coding sequence ATGATATTTCATAATTATTTTGATAAACAATTTGAATTAAGGTATTTTGAAGTGAATAAATTAGGGCTTGCAACACCTACTATAATGTTAGCCTTGTTAGAAGAAACGGCTGCAGATCATTCTCATTCCATAGGACATAGTTTATTTGATCTCTTAGAAAAAAATGCAGGTTGGGTGTTAGTTTCTGGCATTTTACAAATGATCCGTTATCCTAACTATAAAGAAAAAATTACCATCAGAACTTGGCTCTCCCACTACTCTTTTATCAAAGGATATAGAGAAAATATTATTTACGATGAAAAAAATAATATTATAGGCAGCGCAAAAGGTTTATGGGTTTTCTTTGATATTGATAAAAGAAAACCAATCCCTATTTTTAATGAAATTAAAGAAAAATGGTCTTGTCTTAATGAAGACTCTATTCATCGTGATATTAAAAAAAAAATAATTGCTGTAGACTCACCTCATCATACAAAACAATTTAGAGTCAATCGCTATGACACAGACGCTAATAAACACGTAAATAATATTAGATATTTACAATGGGTAATTGAATCGATTCCGGAAGAGATTACAGATAATTTCTTTTTACATGAAATTGATGGTCGTTTTATTGCTGAAGCTCAATATGGTGATACCGTTCTGTCTTTAACGCAAGAACTTGAAGAAAACAATTCTTTTGCACATACTATAAAAATTAAAGGAAGCAATACCATTTGTGCTACTGCCAAAACTATTTGGAAGCCGTATTAA
- the nfsB gene encoding oxygen-insensitive NAD(P)H nitroreductase: MNLTETLNWRYTTKEFDTSKKISASDMAEVKNLLRMSPSSVNLQPWHFIIAETAAGKERIAKGTEGFYHFNKPKVVNASAVVLFCSRTSADDVYMKHLLEVQDKDGRFPNEDIKNGMYGGMNAFADIHKYDLKDVQHWMEKQVYLNIGQFLLGVASLNIDATPMEGLDMKALDEEFGLRAKGFTAITAVSIGYRTATDFNATDKTPKSRLPESEIFTEI, translated from the coding sequence ATGAATTTAACAGAAACATTAAACTGGAGATACACTACCAAAGAATTTGATACCTCAAAAAAAATATCTGCTTCAGATATGGCAGAAGTAAAAAATTTATTAAGGATGAGTCCGTCTAGTGTAAACTTACAACCTTGGCACTTTATTATTGCAGAAACAGCAGCAGGAAAAGAACGCATAGCAAAAGGTACGGAAGGGTTTTATCACTTTAACAAACCTAAAGTTGTTAACGCATCTGCAGTAGTATTGTTTTGTTCTAGAACAAGTGCAGATGATGTTTATATGAAACATCTTTTAGAAGTGCAGGATAAAGATGGAAGATTCCCTAATGAAGACATAAAAAACGGAATGTATGGCGGAATGAATGCTTTTGCAGATATTCATAAATACGATTTAAAAGACGTACAACATTGGATGGAAAAGCAAGTCTATTTAAATATTGGTCAATTTTTATTAGGAGTTGCAAGTTTAAATATTGATGCTACACCAATGGAAGGTTTAGATATGAAAGCTTTAGATGAGGAGTTTGGTTTAAGAGCAAAAGGATTTACAGCAATTACCGCTGTTTCTATTGGTTACAGAACAGCTACTGATTTTAATGCTACAGATAAAACGCCAAAATCTAGATTACCAGAAAGTGAAATATTTACTGAAATATAA